One genomic window of Pseudomonadota bacterium includes the following:
- a CDS encoding DUF2752 domain-containing protein: MSLSATWIRGVHLALFVIFAAAWAVVGLTALAVAGALPETLERLAAFLTSCPFRAATGQPCPLCGVTTAALALLRGDVEASLALHPAALALATLAVSQPFYRLLRALRPRFSLYEELLVTGTGIVAAIVVIALA; this comes from the coding sequence TGAGCCTCTCCGCGACCTGGATCCGCGGCGTCCACCTCGCGCTCTTCGTGATCTTCGCCGCCGCCTGGGCGGTCGTCGGCCTGACGGCGCTCGCGGTCGCCGGCGCGCTGCCCGAGACGCTCGAGCGGCTGGCGGCGTTCCTCACCTCGTGTCCCTTCCGCGCGGCGACCGGACAGCCGTGCCCGCTGTGCGGCGTCACGACCGCGGCGCTGGCGCTCCTTCGCGGCGACGTCGAGGCGAGCCTCGCGCTCCACCCGGCCGCGCTGGCGCTCGCGACGCTCGCCGTGAGCCAGCCCTTCTATCGGCTGCTGCGGGCTCTGAGGCCGCGGTTCTCGCTCTACGAGGAGCTGCTCGTCACCGGCACCGGCATCGTGGCCGCGATCGTGGTGATCGCGCTGGCGTGA